DNA from Labrus bergylta chromosome 3, fLabBer1.1, whole genome shotgun sequence:
TGGCTTAATTTGTATTATTAGCAGTCCCAATGGAAACCAATTAGCGGTCTGTGGCTGTGAGCTGACCAGTTGCTGTTTAATGTTTGTCAGGCTCATTATGTAGCACAAACAGAGGCAGAATTTTATGAATGAGTTGCATGTTTTCCGCTAAAAACATTACAAGCaggtaaagaaaaacattcaagggACATTTGCAGACTCTACAGGTTTTAAAACCAACACGATTTCTTTCCTCCTGAACACTTAGTGAACCTATGTTAAAGCTTGTCTGCCTTTTTGAATTAGaaggagtgtgagtgtgtgtgtgtttctgtgtgtgtatggggagggggggtaatCCTCAATAGCCTCTGGGTGTTATGCACACAGTCTCACCAGCTGTTTGCatcagtgttgtgttgttgtggtgAAAGCCTGGCTGGTGCTGCCTCCCTGTGTTTGCATGCAgtaactgctgctgctgtgtgcatCAATGACACGGATGCACAGCCACTAAACGAAATAAAAAGGTCAGAAGAGCAAGCAAAGAGCAGAAGAAGTGCTATTACAGGTTGTAAAGCTGCCATGGTATAGGTAATACATCCCTGAAGGAGCTGTCAGCAATATGGCTAACATGCTGAATCTACATCCTGATGGAACAATAACATTAGGGAACAGACTCTGGGTTAATACACTAATGCACCTGTAAGCTGGTGCCAATTATTTAAGGTCTACTGGTTACAGgctagtgtgtgtttttttttgtagaaatatatattttgggcAGTTTTTGGGGATGAAATGACCTCATAACTACGAGGTGGAGGATGTAGCTCAGCATTTGTGCTTtcaaaagtaattaaaaaaaacactcagctgGTGGTTTTAGAAATCATGAATCGATTGCTGAGAAAGCGACACAGCACACGCAGAGATGTAATGATCAACATTTattcaaactgaaaatatttccTGGATTATCACAAAGAGAAATTACAGCAGGTTAATTCAGTGTCGTCTGTGAGGCACACAGTAAAAGGATCGTTACTGACAAGTGAGTGAAAAATCATCTTCTACTATGTGTCTGTTAAATACAATAATATAGTTAAGTATagaaaagtaaacaaaatcttcatttatgaaaacaatctaaaaaaagagagaggcgTCAGTAGATAGGTGTATAAGGCTTGAGGAGATACAGTAGGTCCTTACACAAAGTTACGGTATTCAACTTTGGCATCAGTGGATAAATCCCacatataaaaaaagatgaagtaaAATATCTAAAATGAGGCACTTTCTTATGAGCATAAATTAGAGGCACTGCTTGTATGTGTCAGCAAGAAGatcaaaaaatgatttaatcaGGTTTTAAACTTTAGAGAAGTCACATAATTGCTTCAACAATCCTCATGGAAATGCTTTTGAGCAAGGCATTACCTTCACTGAGGCAGACACTGTCCTTCTCAGCAGATCTTTAAATTGAATCAAATCATGATGTTACACTGACATATCACTATGACGACACATTAGGGAATACATCCTCGTTGCTCAGAAGAAACGCCCTCAAGTGTTACACAAAATGATCATTTGCAACGTATAAAAAGTAACAGGTCAAAGGTTTAAAAAGGCCACTATCgcacaacttttaaaatgcatgacaGGGAAGTTAGCGTGGAAACAAAATGCTGCTGAAGATGAAGAGGGCCCCAGAGGTGTAGGCTTGTTAAACCACACATTGCTGGGGAAGGGAAAGCTGCTGtgaccagaatttacattttcctCCAAGTGCCAGTCTTACTCCGCTGGTTTTTACAACACTTTCGAGTGCAGCATCCTGTCTGCAAACATAAACGTACATCGAGGGAATCggtgtggaagaaaaaaaacgacaatGTTTGAGTCCCGAGGAGGCTGTCCCCACACTAATTTACACAATCTGTGTTCAAATTCCCATCAGTTTCTctctgaggctttttttttcacagcgcTGTGATCTTGGAGATGGAGCTGAAATTGCATTTTTAACGGCTAATTACCTCCAGATACATTGTAGTTTATTTCCACcttttgtttattaaaatgaGATCCTCTGATGTGCATTTTGATCCCCTGCCAAATTTTCCTCCCCCTATGTGCCAGGCAAAGAAAAGAACCTATGGGCTATCTGAGTTTGGCATGTGGTGATGAAGTTACCTCCTTCATCAACACTattcatcttcttctttctgcctctcttaGTACGGCTCTGCCTTTAGACTTCGATACAGGCAGCATGTAAACACCATCCCAATGATCTGGGGATCAGATGGAAGAGAAGGAAACAGGATTAAGCAAAAACTGCAGTCTCAGTGGACAAGCATTCATTTGATATGTTTATGTGCAAAAACACTGCTTCAAAGTAGAGCTCTTTGCTCACCTGTACACATGCAATCCCAACCCCCACTGCTCCGATGATCTTGAGATGGTCCAGGATGAATTTCTCCAGTTTAGTGATGCAGCCACCCTAAATGAAAAGCAAAGTGTCTTTATGCTGCATCAGTCGATGTGGGAGAGTTACTAGAgtctcactgtaaacaaataTTGAGTATACAGTTtgcctcttctctctctgttcctcgaACACCGCAGGCTCTCTCGCATACTGAGACATGACAGAAATACTGATAAGTCAACTCCTCCGGCACTCACAGCACCCTTCATCCTCTCACCTCCACCTTGTAGATATTGGACGGGTGGTCCCTGCGGCCGCAGAGCTCAGTCTGAGTCTTACAGCAGCTGTCAGGCACTATTCTGCTGTTTGCGCCTCTGGAGCGGATCCAGACACTATCAGCCCAGTCCGATGAACTGTTGCTGCCACAGCACTTGAACTGTccagagatggaggaggaaaacaatACGTTAAAAAGAAGAGTATGGAAGGACGTAAAAGTTGATCAACTGGCATTGATTAAATCCCTAAAGACTCATCTCTGCTCatcagaataaaacattaagaCTGGGGCttggaatctttgggtgtctcatgatAAGATTTGATTTCGATTTTAATTctgattcttggggtcacgattcgattcagaatctattttcaattcaaaatgactctggattcatgattctgTCTATTTACAGTAAATAGAGCTAGCCTGAGCACTTAGCAGGGAATGACTTTGgcccaaacatttttttttcatttttggaagttatgaatcttaTTAAAATCTCAGACAGTCACTTACAAGTGAGGTAGAAAGCGAGGTAGAGAATATCATTTTAAGTCATTTGCTCTTTTGAgttgtttaacatttttctaAGATTTAGTTTTCGTCTTTCTATGTCTTTATTGAGAGACAGAACTGtgtatagagtcagaaaccgagcagagagagagagagggaatggcgaatgatgtgggaaaggagccacaagtcagattcaaacccgggctgcctgcttaTAGGAAAACAGCCTCTGCACAGACTAACCACTACCATATTGCACATGTCAGCACACATTTGCCTGTAAAAACCACAATGTGTGTTTTAGAAGTATTTTTCTCATCTTTGTTATTTctaggaataaaaaaacatctctatTCGGGGGCTTTGGTGGTGCTGGTaggcattttcttttttttttatagcttttaTCAAAACCAGGCTAATGGCTTCCCCTGTTCACAGTTTTTTATGCTACGCTAAgctaaccaggctgtaaactaACCAAGCTGTAGCTTCATTAGTCATCCTATTAACTCCCAGCAAGACAGCAAAGACAGTCAAAACTATTTTCTTGAAATGgacacaaagtaaaaaaaaggtagaaaaaataacaaataataaatgGTGACGTCTGACAGCCGGGGGCATCTcgtacttgaaaaaaaaaaatctatgcaTACAAAATGAAGCGATTtatgtctcatctgctgctcataTTTATTCCTTCTTTCCTGTGCTGTCAACTGGTATAAGTCAAAGGAGAAagtaaaacacagacagcagagggAGCAGACAACTCCGTCAAGCTTAGCTGAAGTCTGAGTGACTTGAATCGGATTTGTCTTGACTAAACCTCATCACCAAAATCTCTAATCTGATGGGATGATAGGATACCAAACACTGTCCAATCAACAGGCATCATGTGAGGCCATGTGAATTTAGCTCAGACGCTCTAACTCGCTTATTATATTACTAACTTAATACATCAACTTTccagtgtttttaaataactgtggTTGTGACTGCACTCCTAACTGTAACACACAGTTATTTGTAGATAAAATATTAAATCAACCTCAGGCAGACACTCACCTCCTGCTGCAGTTTGTCCACAGCCCTGGTGATCTGCTCATGGGGGATCTGTTGATACTTCTGGGTCATGGTCTCCCTCAGGTTCTGCTTCAGCTCCTCATTCAACTGTTCAGACACACAGACCGACACAGAGTTTTGCACTGGTAGCCCACataattacaacaaaaaaactcacaGTACAGCCGTGGGATAAATTAGTTGCAATAGTTGACTTTTGCTACGTATGAGATTTGTAACACATAATTTAAAAGCTCTCTTGACAATACACAATACAGACAGCAGTTCTAACAACAAAGGAGCAGAAGGAGCCAGGGTTAAGGCAGAGGAAGacagtgttttatgttttattttttgttctttggaCCAGAGGCAGAAAAATACTCGCTGTAGGAGCGGGAGGTCTGGGGGGCTCAGTTTCTATGGCAACAAGCCAGCTGGGAGAGCACTGTAAATCAAAGCGTGAAGGAGATATCAAGGGAATGAATGATGAAGAGTGGAGGGGAGGGCATAGAGATGAGAGATGGGAGGTGaagacagaggggaggaggaaaatGGTAGAACGAGGAAAAAGGAGAGTGAAGCATTTCATTTTACCTGTTGACTGTTTGGGAAACAAGTTGGCAGTGAAGTGGAAACAGCAATTTGAGATTTAAAGAGGCTCAATGAGTTGAAACTGCCTCTGTGCAAGAGCAAAACATAATGTGGAGCTGACTCTAACACAGCCAAACCAATAAAAACTAATGTAAGCATCTATTCAGGTGATGGCTCTGAAACTGCCCAATCAGTATCCTTGATGTTGGTTCTAATCCATAGAGATCAACAGAGTCCGCCCACTTTTTAGGCTGATCTTGTTCAGGAAGTACATTTCCCCATTCAAAATCTACATTGACATTTCACTAAATCCTTATATCATGACATCGAAGCCTGGAAccaagacaaccagctaccAAAAGACTCATGACTATAATACATTTGATCTGGCGCAAAAAttggaaaacagagaaaaaagcaaGAGTTTAAGAGGTGCAAGAATGTGTACATAATTTAATTTTTCCTTAGccaaggaactacccatcccacaatccattgtgaACGATACCACTTCGTCTTATATGTAACTTTTGTTATATGTCATAAGTTGTACTATCTTGTAATTTGTATTGTGTATATTAGTTCAATTCACTGCAGCATAACAAGGTCATATTAGTACCATTGCGAACTGATAGCTGATATCGTTCGTGTTTGCTTcctaacatacagtatatgataTCAGCTATCCGTTCCCATACAGCGCTGGAGAGTGGAAACATTTCCATGGAAACAgtgagctccaccaatcagagacgt
Protein-coding regions in this window:
- the LOC109990938 gene encoding CD151 antigen, which gives rise to MGASEEKKEACGTVCLKYLLFTFNFLFWLAGVVVMAVGVWTLVEKSDYISLLSSKTYAASAYILVLAGAIVMVTGVLGCCATFKERRRLLQVYFGLLLCIFLLEILAGVLAYIYYQQLNEELKQNLRETMTQKYQQIPHEQITRAVDKLQQEFKCCGSNSSSDWADSVWIRSRGANSRIVPDSCCKTQTELCGRRDHPSNIYKVEGGCITKLEKFILDHLKIIGAVGVGIACVQIIGMVFTCCLYRSLKAEPY